A window of the Danio aesculapii chromosome 10, fDanAes4.1, whole genome shotgun sequence genome harbors these coding sequences:
- the LOC130236713 gene encoding serine/threonine-protein kinase pim-2-like — MGCTEYMNMLSTVAAALFMEMFLFVFFILEKPKKGRKGKRVSAFLKRVWKAAKRHFLCCDTDIVQHLTPQPEPEPEPEPEPESEPEPEPELEDKADSEAVPVEVTPENAEPADPESVCLPGQVPEEPKKASGLTFGSMVSLFEVKDLIGEGSFGKVYLASHVFNERSKVALKWIKKRKQDRYLDIDGHSTPVLAEVAMMLRLMNAPTCPSIITLHHWIENENDFVLILEYPESCQNLAYYVRRSLDIDESQARRLMRQLVQGVKFCAERGVFHGDIHPGNILVTQPRLELKLIDFGCARPITSEPFKSSDYRGAIFYRPPEVLRDTTFFPNPAYVWTLGIILYEILHGRLAFCTTHSIIIGDLQTDLTLSSECLDLISQCLIRNPEKRLQLHQVEEQRWFNPTSPNPVQQLDKRSVIPVTHHAKSNGAAPPPAASRNRCWWICDTSRPALCRSVRTVIPFSISPLPCLFISSGFSLRIGVVVSGQSCRGHQRDFSKDGI, encoded by the exons atggggtgtacagaATATAtgaatatgctgagcactgtagctgcAGCTCTGTTCATGGagatgtttctgtttgttttcttcattttagaaaaacccaagaaaggaaggaaaggcaAAAGAGTCTCTGCTTTCTTAAAGAGAGTATGGAAGGCTGCAAAGCGCCATTTCCTGTGCTGTGACACAGATATAGTCCAGCATCTTACACCACAACCTGAGCCAGAGCCAGAGCCAGAGCCAGAGCCAGAGTCAGAGCCCGAGCCCGAGCCAGAGCTGGAAGATAAAGCGGACTCTGAGGCAGTGCCAGTTGAAGTTACGCCTGAAAACGCAGAACCAGCTGACCCTGAGTCAGTATGTCTGCCGGGCCAGGTTCCTGAGGAGCCTAAAAAGGCTTCTGGGCTCACTTTTG gaTCTATGGTGTCTCTTTTTGAAGTGAAAGACCTGATTGGAGAAGGAAGTTTTGGCAAGGTGTATCTGGCATCTCACGTATTTAATGAGAGATCAAAG GTTGCCCTGAAGTGGATCAAGAAGCGTAAACAGGACCGTTATCTTGACATT GATGGTCATTCCACACCTGTGCTTGCAGAAGTGGCAATGATGCTTAGACTGATGAATGCCCCAACTTGTCCCAGCATCATCACATTACACCACTGGATTGAGAATGAGAACGACTTCGTTCTCATTCTGGAGTACCCAGAGTCATGCCAGAACTTGGCTTATTATGTCAGACGTTCATTGGACATTGATGAAAGCCAAGCACGCCGGTTAATGCGTCAGTTGGTACAAGGTGTCAAGTTCTGCGCTGAGCGTGGAGTTTTCCATGGCGATATACACCCGGGGAACATCCTGGTGACTCAACCCCGATTAGAGCTCAAATTGATTGACTTTGGTTGTGCTCGGCCAATTACCAGCGAGCCTTTCAAAAGCAGTGATTATCGAG GAGCCATATTTTACAGACCACCTGAGGTTTTAAGGGATACCACATTCTTTCCTAACCCGGCATACGTCTGGACATTAGGCATCATCCTGTATGAAATATTGCATGGACGATTGGCCTTTTGCACCACACATTCGATAATCATTGGAGACCTTCAGACAGACCTCACCTTATCTTCAG AATGCCTGGACCTGATTTCCCAGTGTTTGATCCGTAATCCAGAGAAGCGACTACAGTTACATCAGGTTGAAGAGCAGCGGTGGTTCAATCCAACGAGCCCAAATCCTGTGCAGCAGCTAGACAAGAGGAG TGTGATTCCCGTCACACATCACGCCAAATCAAACGGTGCTGCTCCTCCACCTGCCGCCTCCAGGAACCGATGCTGGTGGATCTGCGACACCTCCAGACCCGCTCTCTGCCGCTCAGTACGCACTGTTATCCCTTTCTCCATCTCTCCTTTACCGTGTCTGTTCATTTCCTCCGGGTTTTCCCTCCGAATTGGGGTGGTTGTGAGCGGTCAGTCATGTCGTGGGCACCAGAGGGATTTCTCTAAAGACGGCATCTGA